A genomic segment from Triplophysa dalaica isolate WHDGS20190420 chromosome 22, ASM1584641v1, whole genome shotgun sequence encodes:
- the LOC130411849 gene encoding protocadherin gamma-C3-like: MGLTGCFVCGLIFFINLMDAAFAQIVYSVQEEVNKGTFVGNISKDLNINVHDLEYRMFRIVSGSNKKYFDLNLKTGALFVSERFDREELCLSNPKCSLNIEAIAKNPQHLYRVEIKILDINDNAPHFPVKEFTLNISEIASPGERFPLPVAEDSDVGSNSLKEYKLSLNEHFRLDTHSEESVFTELVLNKPLNRERQAIIKLVLTGVDGGKPPKSGTLNIIIHVMDVNDNNPVFSQPLYKIKLKENVAIGTKVISVSASDLDEGINCEIEYSFVGLGKKQDLFTIVPKTETLL; the protein is encoded by the coding sequence ATGGGACTTACAGGATGTTTCGTGTGCGgacttatattttttataaatttgatggATGCTGCGTTTGCTCAGATTGTCTATTCCGTTCAAGAGGAGGTAAATAAGGGGACATTTGTCGGGAATATATCGAAAGACCTGAATATAAATGTCCATGACCTGGAATATCGTATGTTTAGGATTGTGTCAGGATCTAATAAGAAGTATTTTGACTTGAATCTGAAAACTGGTGCGCTGTTTGTTAGTGAACGATTTGATCGCGAGGAGTTATGTCTGTCGAATCCAAAATGTTCTTTGAATATAGAGGCCATCGCTAAAAATCCTCAGCATCTTTATAGAGTGGAAATTAAGATATTGGATATAAACGATAATGCGCCACATTTTCCGGTCAAAGAATTCACGTTGAATATCAGTGAAATCGCTAGCCCAGGAGAGAGATTTCCCCTCCCAGTGGCCGAGGACTCAGACGTTGGCAGTAATTCGCTAAAAGAGTACAAACTGAGCCTGAATGAACATTTCCGTCTAGATACACATAGCGAGGAAAGTGTGTTTACAGAGCTCGTGCTGAACAAACCTCTAAATCGAGAAAGGCAAGCGATCATAAAGTTAGTGCTTACCGGTGTGGATGGAGGAAAACCACCTAAATCAGgaacattaaatattattatacatgTAATGGATGTTAATGACAATAATCCAGTGTTCAGCCAACCTCTTTATAAAATCAAATTGAAGGAGAATGTTGCTATTGGAACTAAAGTTATATCTGTGTCTGCCTCTGATTTAGATGAAGGAATTAATTGTGAGATTGAATACTCGTTTGTTGGTCTTGGAAAAAAGCAAGACTTGTTTACAATTGTCCCAAAAACGGAGACATTGTTGTAA